In one window of Vanrija pseudolonga chromosome 5, complete sequence DNA:
- the CPS1_3 gene encoding Carboxypeptidase S, which translates to MAPNGTNKTQAGGGGGWSRALLLAVVALAAGLYLGQQRASGSGDVSLRPSSADAAAHVCRHAGHFHSPHDHAHDSPVRCPVQPDARDVGGDWNPADSKADRSLAYDRLAGAIRIRTETFDGMSFNASDPSFDVFYDFEAYLRKTFPLFHKHIPVEHVNVHGLLFTWKGTNPALKPIMLMAHQDVVPVNPQTEADWTHPPFDAVLDDEGWVWGRGTTDMKSTLIAELAAAEKLLSEGFVPERTILFSFGFDEEILGQRGAAHLGPVVLERYGRNGIALILDEGFTGVDEAYGRDFARVGLAEKGCLTVKMTLYTAGGHSSRPPPHTGIGLIAALFTAMEAAPGPVKLDAANPLLGFLECAAEHGNMDAGLKEKVRCQRCWDSLSDELAESPEAALFLKTTQAITVVNGGIKYNALPEVVSSLTNYRTVFFETSQTVLSRLVAALTPVAEAHNLTLDAFGSNPLATRDVVRLETVGVVLEPAPITPDSGAAWDLVAGTIRHQWPGSVVVPSAMTAFTDTQWYWDSSPHIYRFAPASMKHILNFHTVDERIHLDAHLSVIRFMYKILRNSHGWKSD; encoded by the exons ATGGCGCCAAACGGAACGAACAAGACACAAgctggtggaggaggggggtggagccgcgcgctcctccttgcagtggtcgcgctcgcggcgggccTGTATCTGGGCCAACagcgcgcctcgggctcgggcgacgTCTCGCTCAGgcccagcagcgccgacgccgccgcgcatgTCTGCCGACACGCGGGGCACTTCCACTCCCCCCATGACCACGCGCACGACTCGCCGGTACGGTGTCCTGTCCAGCCTGACGCGCGGGATGTTGGTGGTGACTGG AACCCAGCCGACAGCAAGGCCGACCGTTCCCTCGCGTACGACCGCCTTGCTGGGGCTATCCGCATT cgcaCGGAAACCTTCGACGGTATGAGCTTCAACGCGTCCGACCCGTCATTTGACGTCTTCTACGACTTTGAGGCGTACCTCCGCAAGACGTTCCCGCTGTT ccacAAGCACATCCCCGTCGAGCACGTAAACGTCCACGGCCTCCTGTTCACATGGAAGGGCACCAACCCGGCCCTCAAGCCCATCATGCTCATGGCGCACCAGGACGTTGTGCCCGTCAACCCGCAGACCGAGGCCGACTGGACGCACCCGCCgttcgacgccgtgctcgacgacgagggatgGGTGTGGGGCCGTGGCACCACGGACATGAAGTCGACT CTCATCGctgagctcgcggccgctgAGAAGCTCCTGTCCGAGGGCTTCGTCCCGGAGCG caCCATCCTCTTCTCATTCGGGTTCGACGAAGAGATCCTaggccagcgcggcgcggcgcacctcggccccgTCGTGCTGGAGCGCTATGGCCGGAACGGCATCGCGCTGATTCTCGACGAGGGCTTCacgggcgtcgacgaggcgtacGGGCGGGACTTTGCGCGTGTCGGGCTCGCCGAGAAGGGGTGTCTGACCGTCAAGATGACGCTGTACACTGCCGGCGGGCACTcgagccgcccgcccccgcacaCGGGCATCGGGCTCATCGCGGCGCTGTTCACTGCCATGGAGGCCGCGCCGGGGCCGGTCAAGCTCGATGCGGCGAACCCCCTGCTCGGGTTCCTCGAGTGCGCGGCCGAGCACGGGAATATGGACGCCGGGCTCAAGGAGAAGGTGCGCTGCCAGCGCTGCTGGGACAGTCtgagcgacgagctggccgagagCCCCGAGGCGGCCTTGTTCCTCAAGACGACGCAG gccATCACCGTCGTCAACGGAGGCATCAAGTACAATGCGCTCCCCGAggtggtgtcgtcgttgaCCAACTACCGGACCGTCTTCTTCGAGACGTCGCAGACGGTGCtctcgcgcctcgtcgccgcgctgacCCCCGTGGCCGAGGCGCACAACCTCACGCTGGACGCGTTCGGGTCCAACCCGctcgcgacgcgcgacgtcgtgcggctcgagacggtcggcgtcgtgctcgaaCCCGCGCCTATCACGCCCGACTCTGGCGCCGCGTGGGACCTCGTCGCGGGCACGATTAGGCACCAGTGGCCGGGgagcgtcgtcgtgccgagCGCCATGACTGCGTTTACCGATACCCAGT GGTACTGGGACTCGTCGCCGCACATCTACCGCTTTGCCCCGGCCTCGATGAAGCACATTCTCAACTTCCACactgtcgacgagcgcatccacctcgacgcgcaCCTGAGTGTCATTCGCTTCATGTACAAGATTCTGCGCAACAGCCATGGCTGGAAGAGTGATTAG
- the SPBC2A9.02_3 gene encoding putative protein, producing MKVFMTGASGYIGTHLTRELVAHGHTVTGLVRSAASAAIVTANGGTPVLGTGVPATDLPLIVQHARAADATYHLAFDHSFTDFLGGCAAEAAVVDAVGNAYEGTDKILLMTSATGVAPHYDPTTEDDSAEGSPNPRRVTELTAERWATRGNRVGIVRLPPITHGGADMGGGAFVLRLIRAARAANVAAYIGDGRWPAVHVAEAVSVYRLALDHVTPGTIARFHPVADEGVPIKEIMGVIAAHEGLQTKSVTPEEGAEIFGFIAGLLAMDNRSTSTKTQEVLGWKPTMPGLLDELRAGKYFDSA from the coding sequence ATGAAAGTCTTCATGACCGGCGCCTCGGGCTACATCGGCACGCACCTGacccgcgagctcgtcgcacACGGGCACACCGTCACTGGCCTAGTacgctccgccgcctctgccgccaTCGTGACCGCCAACGGCGGCACGCCcgtcctcggcaccggcgtgCCCGCCACCGACCTGCCGCTCATCGTGCAGCACGCGCGAGCAGCCGACGCGACGTACCACCTGGCCTTTGACCACAGCTTTACCGACTTTCTCGGCGGGtgtgccgccgaggcggcggttgtcgacgccgtcggcaacGCGTACGAGGGCACCGACAAGATCCTCCTCATGACTTCCGCGACGGGGGTTGCGCCTCACTACGACCcgacgaccgaggacgacagcgcgGAGGGCAGCCCGAACCCGCGCCGCGTCACCGAGCTGACGGCCGAGCGCTGGGCCACGCGCGGGAACCGTGTCGGCATCGTGCGCCTCCCGCCCATCACGCACGGCGGGGCCgacatgggcggcggcgcgtttGTGCTGCGGCTtatccgcgccgcgcgggccgCCAACGTCGCAGCGTATATCGGCGACGGGCGCTGGCCCGCGGTACACGTCGCCGAAGCGGTGAGCGTgtaccgcctcgcgctggaCCACGTCACGCCCGGGACGATCGCGCGCTTCCACCCCGTCGCGGACGAGGGAGTGCCCATCAAGGAGATCATGGGCGTCATTGCTGCCCATGAGGGCCTCCAGACCAAGAGCGTCACCcccgaggagggcgccgagATCTTTGGCTTCATTGCTGGCCTGCTGGCGATGGACAACCGCTCGACTAGCACCAAGACTCAGGAGGTGCTCGGATGGAAGCCGACCATGCCTGGtctccttgacgagctccGCGCAGGCAAGTACTTTGACTCGGCGTAG
- the gstB_3 gene encoding Glutathione S-transferase GstB, which produces MTSITIWGRPNSNNVKKALWIAAELGLKYKHVLAGLQHGVNNTPEYLALNPNGVIPTLQDGDFVLWESNAIVRYLAAEYAASSGHPELWPASARTRAEGDKWMDWTSSTFAGVYRDVFWGFFRTAPAERDMELINGNLAKVNKLMAIVDAQLAKTQYLSGSEFGVGDIPLGCFIYTYFNLPVERPNLPNLERWYNDLQKRKAYQDVVMLPID; this is translated from the coding sequence atgACCAGCATCACCATCTGGGGCCGGCCCAACTCGAACAATGTCAAGAAGGCGCTGTGGatcgcggccgagctggggcTCAAGTACAagcacgtcctcgccggcctgcaGCACGGGGTGAACAACACGCCCGAGTACCTCGCGCTGAACCCGAACGGCGTCATCCCGACGCTGCAGGACGGCGACTTTGTGCTGTGGGAGTCGAACGCGATCGTGCGCTACCTGGCGGCCGAGTACGCCGCGTCCAGCGGCCACCCCGAGCTGTggcccgcgagcgcgcgcacccgcgccgagggcgacaagtGGATGGACTGGACGTCGAGCACCTTTGCCGGCGTGTACCGCGACGTCTTCTGGGGCTTCTTCCGcaccgcgcccgccgagcgcgacatgGAGCTCATCAACggcaacctcgccaaggtcAACAAGCTCATGGCGATCGTCGACGCCCAGCTGGCCAAGACGCAGTACCTCTCCGGCAGCGAgtttggcgtcggcgacatcCCCCTCGGCTGCTTCATCTACACCTACTTCAACCTCCCCGTCGAGCGGCCCAACCTCCCCAACCTCGAGCGCTGGTACAACGACTTgcagaagcgcaaggcgtACCAGGACGTGGTGATGCTTCCTATCGACTag
- the btgC_1 gene encoding putative glucan endo-1,3-beta-glucosidase btgC, producing the protein MAYNQYGGQQNSAYGNNGYAQPSGQHHMTADEIWAQESGSNLVNGGRKEQYDNAYYGSSAGAAKSGSKKKWWWIGGAVLLAAIIAGVVAGVVVSQNNKKKDSNGGSSGSGGSGSGGGSGSGGNFAKDDRLHKVFWGMAYDPEGAVPPMCGAKQADVTKDIQILSQLTTRLRLYSANCNVTALVMQAIKDTGVNMTVYPAIYVNDDDTIFTYQMNNLTDAITKYGAEIVDGVSGATASESPTDTNQIAVGNEYMLNQVGSVTSGAAYTTALNYLSQRIQTFNSTLQGMNLKKHIPVGTGDAGSVFSTTMATKIDFFMSNVHPWFGKLPASQAAAWTWSYFDENNVQVAAQAPNKPNMYLAETGWPTSANETKFLTLGGAQAGMSDLQTFLDTYICQANANGTEYFYFEGFDQPWKEIYGGVEPYWGLFDKDRNLKQPLTIPTC; encoded by the exons ATGGCCTACAACCAGTACGGCGGACAGCAGAACAGCGCGTACGGCAACAATGGCTATGCGCAGCCTTCAGGCCAGCACCACATGACGGCCGATGAGATCTGGGCACAGGAGTCTGGCTCCAACCTCGTCAACGGCGGCCGCAAGGAGCAGTACGACAATGCGTACTatggcagcagcgccggcgcggccaagAGCGGCAGCAAGAAGAAGTGGTGGTGGATCGGCGGTGCggtgctgctcgccgccatcattgccggcgtcgtggccggcgtggtcgtcaGCCAGAacaacaagaagaaggacagCAATGGCGgcagctcgggctcgggagGGAGCGGaagcggcggtggcagcggctcgGGTGGCAACTTTGCCAAGGACGACCGTCTGCACAAGGTCTTCTGGGGCATGGCGTACGACCCCGAG GGCGCTGTGCCACCAATGTGTGGTGCCAAGCAGGCCGATGTGACCAAGGACATTCAGATCCTGTCGCAGCTCACGacccgcctccgcctctaCTCGGCCAACTGCAACGTCACGGCCCTCGTCATGCAGGCGATCAAGGACACGGGCGTCAACATGACCGTGTACCCCGCCATCTAtgtcaacgacgacgacaccatcTTCACGTACCAGATGAACAACCTGACGGACGCGATTACCAAGTATGGCGCCGAGATCGTTGACGGTGTAAGTGGCGCAACCGCAAGTGAGAGCCCCACTGACACCAACCAgatcgccgtcggcaacGAGTACATGCTCAACCAGGTCGGCTCGGTGACCTCTGGCGCGGCGTACACCACGGCGCTCAACTACCTCTCGCAGCGTATCCAGACGTTCAACTCTACGCTGCAGGGCATGAACCTCAAGAAGCACATCcccgtcggcaccggcgacgcGGGCTCCGTCTTCTCCACCACAATGGCTACCAAGATCGACTTCTTCATGTCCAACGTCCACCCGTGGTTCGGCAAGCTCCCTGCCTCGCAGGCGGCCGCGTGGACCTGGTCGTACTTTGACGAGAACAACGTCCAGGTCGCCGCCCAGGCGCCTAACAAACCCAACATGTACCTCGCCGAGACTGGCTGGCCCACGAGCGCCAACGAGACCAAGTTCTTGACCCTTGGCGGTGCCCAGGCCGGCATGAGCGACCTCCAGA CCTTCCTGGACACGTACATCTGCCAGgccaacgccaacggcaCCGAGTACTTTTACTTTGAGGGCTTTGACCAGCCGTGGAAGGAGATCtacggcggcgtcgagccctACTGGGGCCTGTTTGACAAGGACCGCAACCTCAAGCAGCCTCTCACCATCCCCACGTGTTAa